In one window of Gossypium hirsutum isolate 1008001.06 chromosome A01, Gossypium_hirsutum_v2.1, whole genome shotgun sequence DNA:
- the LOC107942614 gene encoding uncharacterized protein, which produces MHPGRNKMYQDLRDLYWWPGLKREVTDFVSKCLTCQHVKAEHQLPSRLLQLVKIPLWKWKRVTINFKLAKLYVLEIVRLHGVPYCVPSPDRWLVRKGDSGTGGHVKGCVIEFRGNIRQAEVLCRSEAQRDLVFCGGLSISQGLAIEEGVEVWAESYLSARVTFRVGADSRCVPRLHAEGYRSDPTHIILTEEVEVRSDLTFEDEPVQILDHVVKVMRKKSIPLVKSFLFFCFAF; this is translated from the exons atgcatcctggtagaAATAAGATGTACCAAGACCTTCGAGatttatattggtggccaggcctTAAGCGTGAAGTCACCGACTTTGTGAGTAAATGTTTGACTTGCCAACatgttaaggctgaacatcagttaccttcaagATTGCTTCAActagttaagattccactttggaagtggaagAGAGTAACTATAAATTTT AAGCTGGCTAAGCTGTATGTGTTGGagatagtgagactacatggggttcCG tactgcgttccatccccAGATAGATGGTTAgtcagaaagggtgattcaggtactggaggacatgttaagggttGTGTGATAGaatttcgag GAAACATCAGACaggcagaagtcttatgcagatctgaagcaCAAAGAGATTTAGTATTTTGTGGGGGACTTAgtatttctcaaggtctcgccatagAAGAAGGTGTTGAGGTTTGGGCGGAAAg TTAcctatcagctagagttacctttAGAGTTGGGgcggattcacgatgtgttccacgtctccatGCTGAGGGTTACCGCTCTGATCCAACTCATATTATCTTGACTGAAGAGGTTGAGGTTAGATCAGATCTGACCTTTGAAGATGAGCCGGTTCAGATCCTAGACCATGTTGTTAAGGTCATGAGGAAAAAGTctattccactggttaag TCATTCCTATTCTTCTGTTTTGCATTTTGA